One Falco naumanni isolate bFalNau1 chromosome 15, bFalNau1.pat, whole genome shotgun sequence DNA segment encodes these proteins:
- the LOC121097957 gene encoding B-cadherin, giving the protein MRGPRSGLCPLFILIILLLLLPLLPAAAAPPARTCVPRGLRRGPLPAPASPSGTEEPDVDVGVQKDGGPAPPGVARVLAVPPRGAAGWPDPAPLLARSRRSPQELRGARAAPRRQKRDWVIPPIKVPENERGPFPKKLVQIKSNRDRDTKIFYSITGQGADAPPEGIFTIEKESGWMKVTQPLDRERIDKYHLFSHAVSENGKPVEEPMEIIVTVTDQNDNKPQFTQEIFRGSVPEGALPGTSVMQVTATDADDAVETYNGVIAYSILSQEPREPHPHMFTVNRATGALSVIASGLDRERVREYTLTVQAADLDGDGLTTTALAVIEIADINDNAPEFDPKTYEAAVPENEAGREVARLAATDLDEPNTPAWRAIYSILRGNEGGVFTITTDPASNEGVLRTIKGLNYEAKKQFVLHVVVANEAPFAVKLPTATATVTVNVEDVNEAPVFDPLVQLAQVPEDVPPGQTLASCMAQDPDKGQGQRIKYLVGHDPAGWLTVHPENGLVMARDHLDRESPFTKNSTYTAILLAVDDGLPPATGTGTLLLTLLDVNDHGPEAEPRDITVCNRSPQPQVLTITDRDLPPNTSPFRAELTHGSGDSWAAEVGGEGDTVTLRLVAPLEPDLYSVYLRLLDRPGKAQLTVITARVCDCEGPTQSCPQRSQPATGLPFVLAALGALLALLLMLLLLLLFMRRRKVTKEPLLLPEDDTRDNVFYYGEEGGGEEDQDYDLRQLHRGLDARPEVLLRNDVAPTLLPAPQYRPRPANPDDIGTFIEENLKAADTDPTAPPYDSLLVFDYEGSGSEATSLSSLNSSASDRDQDYDYLNDWGSRFRKLADLYGGGEDDD; this is encoded by the exons ctcctcccgcTCCtcccggcggccgccgcccccccggcccggaCGTGTGTTCCCCGGGGGCTGCGCCGCGGGCCGCTCCCGGCACCAG CGAGCCCCAGCGGGACCGAGGAGCCCGACGTTGACGTTGGGGTGCAGAAGGATGGGGGCCCCGCACCACCTGGGGTGGCCAGGGTGCTCGCTGTACCCCCCcggggtgctgctggctggccagACCCTGCCCCACTTCTTGCGCGGAGCAGGCGCTCCCCCCAG gagCTCCGTGGGGCTCGTGCCGCTCCCAGGAGGCAGAAGCGGGACTGGGTGATCCCCCCCATCAAGGTTCCTGAAAACGAGAGGGGCCCCTTCCCCAAAAAGCTAGTTCAG ATCAAATCCAACCGGGACAGGGACACCAAGATCTTCTACAGCATcacggggcagggggcagaCGCCCCCCCTGAGGGCATCTTCACCATAGAGAAGGAGTCAGGCTGGATGAAGGTGACGCAGCCGCTGGACCGGGAGCGCATCGATAAGTATCAC CTCTTCTCCCATGCCGTGTCTGAGAATGGCAAACCGGTGGAGGAGCCGATGGAGATCATAGTCACGGTGACAGACCAAAATGACAACAAGCCCCAGTTCACACAGGAGATCTTCAGGGGCTCCGTGCCAGAGGGCGCTTTGCCGG GCACCTCTGTGATGCAGGTGACCGCCACGGATGCGGATGACGCAGTGGAGACCTACAACGGTGTCATCGCCTACTCCATCCTCAGCCAGGAGCCACGGGAGCCACATCCCCACATGTTCACTGTCAACAGGGCCACCGGCGCCCTCAGCGTCATCGCCAGTGGCCTTGACCGGGAG CGTGTGCGGGAGTACACGCTGACAGTGCAGGCGGCTGACCTGGATGGCGACGGGCTGACCACGACAGCACTGGCAGTGATCGAGATCGCAGACATCAATGACAACGCCCCTGAATTTGATCCTAAAACG TACGAGGCGGCCGTGCCGGAGAACGAGGCTGGGCGGGAGGTGGCCCGGCTGGCTGCCACTGACCTGGATGAGCCGAACACGCCGGCGTGGCGAGCCATCTACTCCATCCTGCGCGGCAACGAGGGAGGTGTCTTCACCATCACCACGGACCCCGCCAGCAATGAGGGTGTCCTCCGCACCATCAAG GGTCTGAACTATGAGGCCAAGAAGCAGTTTGTGCTCCACGTGGTTGTGGCCAACGAGGCCCCCTTTGCCGTGAAGCTGCCTACAGCCACCGCCACTGTGACTGTCAACGTGGAGGATGTCAACGAGGCACCTGTCTTCGATCCGCTGGTGCAGCTTGCCCAGGTGCCCGAGGACGTGCCGCCAGGGCAGACCCTTGCCTCCTGCATGGCCCAGGACCCTGACAAAGGCCAGGGGCAAAGGATCAA gTACCTGGTGGGGCATGACCCGGCGGGCTGGCTGACCGTGCACCCTGAGAACGGCCTCGTGATGGCACGGGACCACCTGGACCGCGAGTCCCCCTTCACCAAGAACAGCACCTACACCGCCATACTGCTGGCCGTGGACGATG GCTTGCCGCCCGCCACAGGCACCGGCAccctgctcctcaccctgctGGACGTCAATGACCACGGCCCCGAGGCCGAGCCCCGGGACATCACCGTCTGCAaccgcagcccccagccccaggtccTCACCATCACCGACCGGGACCTGCCCCCCAACACCAGCCCCTTTCGTGCCGAGCTCACCCATGGCTCTGGGGACAGCTGGGCCGCGGAGGTCGGTGGCGAAG GTGACACAGTCACCCTGCGGCTAGTGGCACCGCTGGAGCCAGATCTCTACAGTGTCTACCTGCGGCTCCTGGACCGGCCGGGCAAAGCCCAGCTCACAGTCATCACCGCGCGGGTCTGTGACTGTGAGGGGCCAACACAGAGCTGTCCCCAGAGATCCCAGCCTGCCACTGGCCTGCCCTTCGTCCTCGCTGCCCTGGGTGCTCTCCTGGCCTTGCTGC tcatgctgctgctgctgctgctcttcatgaggaggaggaaggtgacGAAggagccgctgctgctgcccgaGGACGACACACGGGACAATGTCTTTTACTATGGAGAGGAGGGTGGCGGGGAGGAGGACCAG GACTACGACCTGCGACAGCTGCACCGGGGCCTGGACGCCCGCCCCGAGGTGCTGCTCCGCAATGACGTGGCCCCCACCCTCCTGCCGGCCCCCCAGTACCGGCCCCGACCCGCCAACCCCGACGACATCGGCACCTTCATCGAGGAG AACCTGAAGGCGGCAGACACGGACCCCACGGCCCCCCCCTACGACTCCCTGCTGGTGTTTGACTACGAGGGCAGCGGCTCAGAGGCCACCTCGCTCAGCTCCCTCAACTCCTCTGCCTCCGACCGCGACCAGGACTACGACTACCTCAACGACTGGGGCAGCCGCTTCAGGAAGCTGGCAGACCTCTACGGCGGCGGGGAGGACGACGACTAG